The Megalops cyprinoides isolate fMegCyp1 chromosome 12, fMegCyp1.pri, whole genome shotgun sequence genome contains a region encoding:
- the LOC118787086 gene encoding serine/threonine-protein kinase PAK 6 encodes MFRKKKKKRPEISAPKNFEHRVHTSFDQKRGCYVGLPPQWQSLIETLRRPKPVVDPSRITPVDLKPKKTIVRGSFIGHGDYISAVISDMNRLSVTSSNSLRKSSPSARKRAQSLGRLGEVKEGETYQYEDLGQVDHSGGELSWRDRVRNVRSESGSPHLGTKKGVGLQPNGVLPRAKSTYEVSVSSLDKCASPGDGATPSPGPYVHSEVSSPTERLVVRREKAPRIAPPGQRPVSCFYTPTVPAQQPHADAGGLTPELRPHDRLQIHPQNSPGRPFSSYDLKAESVLRHHHGFLPNGTSSPLVGGTRTHKSVRPSSSYTIGLSPNISLRQNGPDSFLSPKPSLPRQDSPSQPRPSPTGSLATSPPGTCSPSFRPPQHPSPRPPPDPPKVTHEQFKAALQMVVDKGDPRSYLENFVKIGEGSTGVVCIAREKHSGRQVAVKMMDLRRQQRRELLFNEVVIMRDYQHRNVVEMYKSALVEEELWVIMEYLQGGALTNIVSETRLNEEQIATVCEAVLQALAYLHSQGVIHRDIKSDSILLTLDGRIKLSDFGFCAQISKDIPKRKSLVGTPYWMAPEVISKTPYSTEVDIWSLGIMVVEMVDGEPPYFSEAPVAAMKRLRDEPAPTVRNTHKISPMLKDFLDRMLTRDPLERASATDLLEHPFLLQSGSPQCLVPLVEQYRKRMSRC; translated from the exons ATGTTccgcaagaagaagaagaagaggccTGAGATCTCAGCACCAAAGAACTTCGAGCATCGCGTGCACACCTCGTTCGACCAAAAGCGGGGCTGCTACGTGGGCCTCCCGCCCCAATGGCAGAGCCTAATCGAGACCCTCCGCAGGCCCAAACCAGTGGTGGACCCCTCCAGGATTACTCCCGTAGACCTCAAGCCAAAAAAG ACCATCGTCCGCGGAAGCTTCATCGGGCATGGGGACTACATTTCGGCGGTGATCTCTGACATGAACCGTCTCTCAGTGACGAGCTCCAACTCCCTGAGGAAGAGCAGCCCATCAGCACGGAAGAGGGCCCAGTCCCTGGGCCGCCTGGGGGAGGTGAAGGAGGGCGAGACGTACCAGTACGAGGACCTGGGACAGGTGGACCACAGCGGGGGCGAGCTGAGCTGGCGGGACAGGGTCCGGAACGTGCGCAGCGAGAGTGGCAGCCCTCACTTGGGCACCAAGAAGGGCGTCGGCCTCCAGCCTAACGGAGTACTGCCGCGTGCCAAGTCGACCTATGAAGTCAGCGTCAGCTCCCTGGACAAGTGCGCCTCGCCTGGTGACGGGGCGACGCCCAGCCCGGGGCCATACGTGCACAGCGAGGTGAGCAGCCCCACAGAGAGGCTGGTGGTGAGACGCGAAAAGGCCCCCAGGATTGCCCCGCCCGGCCAGAGGCCCGTGTCCTGCTTCTACACTCCCACTGTACCCGCCCAGCAGCCTCACGCCGACGCGGGAGGCCTCACGCCAGAGCTCCGTCCGCATGATCGACTCCAGATCCATCCTCAGAACAGCCCAGGAAGGCCTTTCTCCTCCTACGACCTCAAG GCTGAGTCTGTTCTGAGGCACCATCATGGCTTCCTGCCCAATGGTACAAGCAGTCCACTTGTGGGTGGTACTAGAACTCATAAGTCTGTGCGGCCCTCATCCAGCTACACCATCGGGCTGTCTCCTAACATCAGCTTGCGGCAGAACGGGCCTGACTCATTTCTGAGTCCCAAGCCCAGCCTCCCCAGACAGGACAGCCCGTCACAGCCTCGCCCCTCCCCCACGGGCTCCCTCGCCACCAGCCCCCCCGGCACCTGCTCGCCCTCCTTCAGACCCCCccagcacccctcccccagACCCCCGCCCGACCCCCCGAAGGTGACCCACGAGCAGTTCAAAGCCGCCCTGCAGATGGTAGTGGACAAGGGAGACCCCCGCTCCTACCTGGAGAACTTTGTGAAAATCGGGGAGGGCTCAACAGGGGTGGTGTGCATCGCCCGGGAGAAGCACAGCGGCCGGCAGGTGGCAGTGAAGATGATGGACCTCCGGAGACAGCAGCGCCGGGAGCTACTCTTCAACGAG GTCGTCATAATGAGGGACTACCAACACAGGAATGTAGTGGAGATGTATAAGAGTGCGCTTGTGGAGGAGGAACTCTGGGTAATAATGGAGTACCTCCAGGGTGGCGCTCTGACCAACATTGTGTCTGAAACCAG GTTAAATGAGGAGCAGATAGCCACAGTTTGTGAGGCTGTGCTGCAGGCTCTGGCGTACCTGCACTCACAAGGCGTCATCCACAGGGACATCAAGAGCGACTCCATCCTCCTCACCCTGGACGGAAGG ATCAAGCTGTCAGACTTTGGGTTCTGTGCTCAGATCAGTAAGGACATCCCCAAGAGGAAGTCTTTAGTGGGGACACCGTATTGGATGGCCCCGGAAGTCATCTCAAAAACGCCCTACAGCACTGAG GTGGATATATGGTCTCTGGGCATTATGGTGGTGGAGATGGTGGATGGAGAGCCGCCCTACTTCAGTGAGGCCCCGGTGGCAGCCATGAAGAGACTGCGAGATGAGCCAGCGCCTACAGTCCGGAACACACACAAG ATCTCCCCCATGCTGAAGGACTTCCTGGACCGCATGTTGACTCGGGACCCTCTGGAGCGGGCCAGCGCCACCGACCTGCTGGAGCACCCCTTCCTCCTGCAGAGCGGGTCGCCGCAGTGCCTGGTGCCGCTGGTGGAGCAGTACCGCAAGCGGATGTCCCGGTGCTGA
- the LOC118786956 gene encoding uncharacterized protein LOC118786956 yields the protein MLRPKDLCQGSGTKTFLDAMQSGKVHLARFVLDALDGRIINSKTENSRTPLMFAVCLPDPGARVKFTRLLLEKGADVNCQDEHGRTALSLACELGHLEAVKLLVQFNADPEVTDVWGNSALMYAAYAGHSQVLEFLVRAFKRLGLRLDHTNQAGHSAIQVADFYGHNQCVKALNIPGKRCVGPDSPLGDVLHGKELGGERRRPNRLPKQVLEKFTQQFQSKCDDHLPVVFQRQLRVGEGNGLRRRLKGQQQSPDRKGQQQPFPNHLQRLSGKDSQDAVFTARQIQNCKLRDMRGVKTLDQNPQVCQEETNTARVIIPETPEKGPVWGKAKSFNLDLLTCRKQSYQGDSSETSHSTVKIKRGSLQDEQTLLTKFPCQENDAEKSVTAPKALLSGKKSLESTEEKPSPYCKENESCAVLGKREFKKRTSLPQHGRQDKLLFHREEIAPERIQVHPPGFTGLGTRLLRRFTAPEFMKLVMDFPSGSEHGRGKISRSETFPLSHTHQKVNSQPSVDSISGVNCEFESSCGRRVTLS from the coding sequence ATGCTCCGACCAAAGGATCTGTGCCAGGGCTCAGGCACCAAGACCTTCCTAGATGCCATGCAAAGTGGCAAGGTGCACCTGGCCCGGTTCGTCCTGGATGCCTTGGACGGGCGCATCATCAATTCCAAGACGGAGAACAGCCGCACCCCTTTAATGTTTGCCGTGTGCCTGCCGGACCCCGGTGCCCGGGTGAAGTTCACCAGGCTACTGCTGGAGAAAGGGGCGGACGTCAACTGCCAGGACGAGCACGGGCGCACTGCCTTGAGCCTCGCCTGCGAGCTGGGGCACCTTGAGGCCGTCAAGCTCCTGGTGCAGTTTAACGCCGACCCCGAGGTCACCGACGTCTGGGGCAACAGTGCCCTGATGTATGCTGCCTACGCTGGCCACAGCCAGGTCCTTGAGTTCCTGGTCCGGGCGTTTAAGAGGCTGGGTCTGCGGCTAGACCACACCAACCAAGCTGGCCACTCCGCCATCCAGGTCGCCGACTTCTACGGCCACAACCAGTGCGTCAAGGCCTTGAACATTCCCGGGAAGAGGTGCGTGGGTCCCGACAGCCCCCTCGGGGATGTGCTCCATGGGAAGGagctggggggagagaggagacggCCCAACAGGCTGCCCAAGCAGGTCCTGGAGAAGTTCACCCAGCAGTTCCAGAGCAAGTGTGACGACCACCTGCCCGTGGTGTTCCAGCGGCAGCTGAGGGTTGGGGAGGGGAACGGTCTACGGAGGCGCCTCAAAGGTCAGCAACAGTCCCCAGACAGGAAGGGCCAGCAACAACCCTTCCCCAATCATCTGCAGAGGCTCAGTGGCAAAGACAGCCAGGatgctgttttcacagccaGACAGATACAGAACTGCAAGCTGAGGGACATGAGAGGGGTGAAGACGTTGGACCAGAATCCACAGGTATGCCAGGAAGAGACGAACACAGCAAGGGTAATTATACCAGAGACACCAGAGAAGGGTCCAGTGTGGGGTAAAGCAAAGTCATTCAACCTTGACCTCCTGACATGCAGAAAACAGTCATACCAGGGTGATTCATCTGAAACCAGTCATTCCACTGTTAAAATAAAGAGAGGGTCCTTGCAGGATGAGCAAACTCTGCTGACAAAGTTTCCGTGTCAAGaaaatgatgctgaaaaatCTGTCACGGCACCCAAAGCTCTTTTAAGCGGCAAGAAATCTCTAGAGTCGACGGAGGAAAAGCCAAGTCCATactgcaaagaaaatgagagTTGTGCTGTACTGGGGAAGAGGGAGTTTAAGAAGCGCACTAGTCTCCCCCAACACGGGCGACAGGACAAACTCCTCTTCCACAGAGAAGAAATCGCACCTGAGAGGATTCAGGTGCATCCACCCGGATTCACCGGACTGGGGACGCGATTACTGCGGCGATTCACTGCCCCTGAATTTATGAAACTGGTGATGGACTTTCCCTCCGGCTCTGAACACGGCAGAGGAAAGATTTCCCGTTCAGAGacattccctctctcacatACGCATCAAAAAGTTAACAGCCAGCCCAGTGTTGACAGCATCAGTGGGGTGAACTGTGAATTTGAGAGCAGTTGTGGCCGTCGTGTTACGCTCAGTTAA